A single region of the Ptychodera flava strain L36383 chromosome 9, AS_Pfla_20210202, whole genome shotgun sequence genome encodes:
- the LOC139141131 gene encoding zinc finger protein 271-like produces the protein MFRFRCEKCPSYGVLRRSHLERHMRHHRVLESNKWGSMKIDRHGELFFCSFCNYKTYKIFNLVKHVHNCKAFKAGKKPVLKVKMPATNFEPKVEALPVKESKAAPANEVKKTTVHKGRMTKRKTATVNKQKAVGVSLSKKLLARSRRMITQKALTIREEKSQSADLNQLQKNSSGATVTSANIEKLIEKFTVHGSEKRHRCKICGYESNNVGHVVRHMVVHRKDAKKWPYKCSKCSARFSIKGNLAIHLKVHSSEGNYFSCTACDKVYQSRVGLYKHNRKFHSQSEDPDVTERKKSSTKQKSPQAKPRKYKKRVTEELLIKDETDIDETFEQEVPLSLQTHKCPQCDYVAQTRILLKIHIRDFHSPQKSLPCTLCSYVTTEENELINHMKIIHSSGDSFHCSLCPFSATSKGELDKHLNQHSVGSVYMCEECHYITDSSEELQGHACVHVKGKPYNCPGCPFSTSWKRDFDVHLEAHGASEAYRCHYCDFAVSTARSLDIHLRLHVRMEPFRCSLCQYTTNNRATFEWHMRCHTDESLFKCNFCESHFQKKVSLLLHMRMHSEHKSRENGDALNNNNNNVPQKTPLQPETDSEMKSCDHCDFQTVQPLMLAQHLRNEHSEAMPFKCGLCGFSASKLNNYYQHMRRFHVDHGIQYKCPYCDFAGIQKSDLVVHMRTHSGQRPFKCEYCSYETTRKSLLTQHMRQHTGEKPYKCESCNFTTATYNNLARHKRCHTGEKPYHCEQCDFTTGQRSHLARHVRIHTGEKPYMCSWCGLSSAYSTEIKRHQQMHNKAKPFKCPHCCYSTNKNYAHTRHINRYHKDMESESKTRSASELKPREDSPLPLEHFLPSCESPCSNTDTQPPVLELQHPTLDFTSLVDTNGYIHPQHVCQYCDRRFDSQEEWDKHVKRHFMEWPEPANPGELIASVRASSQSGNSELIHAQMNGNA, from the exons ATGTTTCGATTCCGCTGCGAGAAGTGCCCATCATACGGCGTTCTGAGACGCTCCCATCTTGAAAGACACATGCGCCACCATCGGGTTCTCGAGAGCAACAAATGGGGATCAATGAAGATTGACAGACATGGAGAGCTGTTCTTCTGCAGTTTCTGCAATTACAAAACATACAAGATTTTCAATTTGGTCAAACATGTTCACAACTGTAAAGCGTTCAAAGCAGGGAAAAAGCCAGTTCTGAAAGTGAAAATGCCAGCTACTAACTTTGAACCTAAGGTGGAAG CATTGCCAGTAAAAGAGAGTAAAGCTGCACCAGCCAATGAAGTGAAAAAAACAACTGTTCACAAAGGTAGAATGACAAAGCGAAAGACAGCCACAGTCAACAAACAAAAGGCTGTTGGTGTTTCCCTGAGTAAGAAGTTATTGGCAAGAAGTCGACGAATGATAACACAGAAGGCTTTAACAATTCGGGAAGAAAAGTCCCAAAGTGCTGATCTaaatcaattacaaaaaaacaGTAGCGGTGCAACAGTGACGAGCGCAAATATAGAAAAACTGATAGAAAAATTTACTGTCCACGGAAGTGAAAAGCGTCATCGCTGTAAAATATGCGGCTATGAATCAAATAATGTGGGTCATGTGGTCAGGCACATGGTGGTACATAGAAAAGATGCAAAGAAGTGGCCATATAAATGCAGCAAATGCAGTGCTAGGTTCAGCATCAAGGGTAACCTTGCTATACATCTCAAAGTTCACAGCAGTGAGGGCAACTACTTCAGCTGTACAGCATGCGATAAAGTCTATCAGAGTAGGGTTGGCTTGTACAAACACAATCGTAAATTTCACAGCCAATCCGAGGATCCAGATGTGACAGAGAGGAAGAAAAGTTCCACCAAACAGAAATCTCCACAAGCCAAGCCAAGGAAGTATAAGAAGCGGGTCACTGAGGAATTGCTTATCAAGGATGAGACAGATATCGATGAAACCTTTGAGCAGGAAGTTCCATTGAGTTTACAAACCCACAAATGTCCGCAGTGTGACTATGTTGCCCAGACCAGAATCCTGCTCAAGATACACATTCGGGACTTTCACTCCCCACAGAAGTCACTGCCGTGTACCCTGTGTAGCTACGTCACCACAGAGGAAAACGAATTGATCAACCATATGAAGATAATTCATAGCAGCGGCGACAGCTTTCACTGTTCGCTTTGCCCATTCTCCGCAACTTCCAAGGGAGAACTTGACAAACACCTGAACCAACACAGCGTGGGAAGTGTCTACATGTGTGAAGAATGTCACTACATAACCGACAGCAGCGAAGAACTTCAAGGCCATGCATGTGTCCATGTCAAGGGTAAGCCGTACAATTGTCCTGGATGCCCCTTCTCAACATCCTGGAAACGGGACTTTGATGTTCACCTGGAGGCTCATGGTGCCAGCGAGGCCTATAGGTGCCATTACTGCGATTTTGCCGTTTCTACGGCCAGAAGTCTGGACATCCATCTGAGGTTGCATGTCAGAATGGAGCCATTTCGATGCAGCCTGTGCCAGTATACAACAAACAACAGAGCAACGTTTGAGTGGCACATGCGATGTCACACCGATGAATCTCTGTTTAAGTGTAATTTCTGTGAGTCTCACTTCCAGAAGAAAGTTAGTTTGCTGTTACACATGAGGATGCATTCTGAACACAAATCACGAGAGAATGGAGACGCtttgaacaataacaacaacaacgttCCCCAGAAAACACCTCTTCAACCTGAAACAGACAGTGAAATGAAATCATGCGATCACTGTGACTTCCAGACCGTTCAACCTCTGATGTTAGCCCAGCACTTGAGAAATGAACACTCTGAGGCCATGCCATTCAAATGCGGTCTGTGTGGTTTCTCAGCGTCCAAGCTCAATAACTACTATCAACACATGCGACGCTTTCATGTTGATCATGGCATCCAGTACAAGTGCCCATACTGTGACTTTGCTGGGATACAGAAGTCTGATCTTGTTGTGCATATGCGAACACATTCTGGGCAGAGGCCGTTCAAGTGTGAGTATTGCTCCTACGAAACCACTCGCAAGAGCCTCCTGACGCAACACATGCGGCAACACACCGGAGAGAAGCCGTATAAATGTGAGTCGTGTAACTTCACCACTGCTACCTACAATAATCTTGCCAGACACAAACGTTGCCACACTGGTGAAAAACCGTACCATTGCGAGCAGTGTGATTTCACAACAGGTCAGAGAAGTCACCTGGCGAGACACGTACGAATTCACACTGGTGAGAAACCATACATGTGTTCTTGGTGCGGCTTGTCATCTGCGTATTCTACGGAAATCAAACGCCATCAACAGATGCACAACAAGGCCAAACCCTTCAAATGCCCACACTGTTGCTATTCAACAAATAAGAATTACGCCCACACACGCCACATCAACAGATACCACAAGGACATGGAATCTGAAAGCAAAACTAGAAGTGCCTCAGAATTGAAGCCAAGAGAAGACTCTCCTCTCCCACTTGAGCATTTCCTTCCATCTTGTGAGTCACCATGCAGTAACACTGACACACAGCCACCAGTGCTTGAGTTGCAGCATCCAACGCTGGACTTCACCTCACTGGTTGACACCAATGGTTACATCCACCCACAGCATGTCTGCCAGTACTGCGATCGTAGATTTGATAGCCAGGAAGAGTGGGACAAACACGTCAAGCGGCACTTCATGGAATGGCCAGAACCAGCAAACCCAGGGGAGCTCATCGCCAGTGTACGTGCCAGCTCACAAAGTGGCAACTCAGAGTTAATCCACGCACAGATGAATGGAAATGCTTGA